gccctgggctctgcgctcctgctctgggctccccagtcCCCCCGGGATGGGGTGGGATCCCCCTGGAGCAGCCGTGCCCGGCCCTGGCTgcccccctgccctgagcacGGCTCTgccccccagcactgctgtcacagctgggttttggggtgcacACGGGGCCGGCAGGGCCTCAAGGGCTCAGGGTGGGCTTCACCCCGCGGGTGACGAGcgcagagctgcagctgctgcctgagcacCGCGGGACAAGCTCTGGGtgagggaaggggctgctgccagggcccGGGGCTGTGGCTCTGGGCAGCATCGCTCTGGCGCcgctgcagctctccctgcagctcatcTCAGGGCAGCGCTGCTCTGCGAGGCACGGCTGGCTCCGCGGCCCCGGGGAAGGAGCACGAGGGGCTCTGCGCCTGTGACTGCTGCTcgcccagctcctgcctttgctcccaggtctgcagcagagctccctgctctcctccgGGACATCCAGCGTCCatctctgcccacagcccctgcggcagcagcacccagggcccgggctgcctgggcagctccggctgctggcacagctcctggtgGCCCCAGGCCCTCCACGGCAGCACAGACCCACGTCCCACCTTGGCCTGGGAGCCGTGACAGCAGCGGGGAGCCCATGGCACGGGACAGAGCGTCCCGCTCCGGGGCTGAGGGATAAAAACCaccgggagctgctgcttggagaGCATCCTGCTGCACCCTGTGAGTGTCCGTGGGGAGcttccagcctggagctgatcccagcctggagccaaccccaccctgggccGCTCCAGAGactctccagggctgctccgCTCGGCCCGCGGGGTTTGCTTTGTTCCACGCACACCCCAggctcctccctgtgctgccctccCAGGGCCTTTCTGGGACGGTGAGTGACCCAGCCAGAGtttggtggggctgggggcagccagAGGCCAGGAGAGCCCTGGATTCCAAAGCCGCCCCTCtggaggcagcctgggctggaggcagcGCTGGTGCCAGCGGGATGGGCAGCGTCTGTGTGTCCTGTGTCCCCCctgtggctctggggctgccccccGGGCACAGGGAactgctgggagggctgggagaggagcccagcccgcagcagggacacagcttcATGTGCATCCACCTCAACCCAAACCAATAAATGTCTGCTGGAAGCTCCGCAGGTGTTTTCCCTCCCGGCACCGCCCCAGGAGATGGCTCggctgtgacacagcagggggagcagagaggagcagaaccCTGACCCTGAGCACTCGGGGTGCACCCGGGAGCTCCCGGgaatgcccagagcagctcctgctgctgcagcgaGAGCCCAGccctcccatccctgcctctggccCACACTTCACTTCTGGTCCCTCAGTGTCCTCACCGGCCCCTGGGGACAACTGCCCCtcacagggcaggggacagctctgtccccagctgcccctcacagggcaggggacagccaTGTCCTCCCtcacagggcaggaggcagcagtgtcCCCAACCTTCCcttgcagggcaggggacagctgtGTCCCCATGCATCCCCCACAGGGCAGGGcggagctgctcctgtcccatGAGCTCCTGCCACCACCGAGAGGGTGACACCCGTGGGGGTGACAGGGTGGCCATGGCTGGGGACCACTGAGTCACCTCCCGGGAGGGGTGTGGATGACCCCGTCCCTCTGGAAATGTCACAGCTGAGATGAGATGCAGGGACACAAAGGCCCCGCACGCTCCGTGCTCTGGGATGAGTCAGGAGCTGATTgtccagagcaggagcagctcttggTGGCACCGCCAGTGTCTGAGACACCTCTGGGAGCCCTGAGAGCCACgcagggctcagcccctctgcttctctctcttctgcttCTGAGTATTTGGGCTCACAGAAGAGCAGGGAAGATCAGCAGGAAATGAAGAGATGccttaaaatatttgctattttttttagtCTGCAATATCTGCAGGGTTCCctcatcctctcctctccctgcccgccctgctgctgcctcgctggcagggcaggctctCACAGAGCTCGGCCACGCTCCTTCATGTCCTCCGTGAAGTCCTGGAGGTCGTGGATGAACTGCTGGATCTGGGGTGGGACGGGGAGAGGGCAGGGTCAGGCAGGGAcgggagcaggaggcagaggggagCCTGTCCCTCCTGGAGGGCAGATGTCCCCGAGCtaagtgacaggacaagaaagCTCGTGCAGCACCAGAGTGTGCCTCTGGGGGGGAATGGAACCAAACCCTGGCCATGGCTGGATCTGCATCCCTGCACCCTGAAACCCTGCAACCCCAAACCCTGAAACCCTGCATCCCCacatccctgcatccccacaTCCCTGCATGCCCATATCCCTGCACCCCTTGTCCTGCATCCCCAAACCCTTGCATCCCTGTATCCCCACATCCCTGCATCCCCatatccctgcatccctccacCCCTTCATCCCCAtatccctgtgctcctgcatccccccatccctgcacccctTCCTCCCCAAACCCTTGCATCCCCACATCCCTGCACCCCCATATCCCTGCACCCCAGTATCTCCACAtgcctgcagcccctgtccgtgcctggccccagccctggggagggacaggTTTGCCCGGCGTCCCCTCCATTCCCTGCCAGGGACCCCAGGGGAGGCGGGAGGGAGTGTTGGGGCTGGGGGCCGCCCCTCGCCGCGGGggagccactgctgctgcttctcctggcGTTACCATGtccagctgcctgtggctgtccccggctgccaccctgccctgcgGCTGCAGCCGCGCGCTGGCGGCGTGGAACAGGCTGTGGATGGCCATGGTGAGGGACTTGAGCTCCACGGCcttcctggcagccctggcctggGCCTGGGCCCAGCGATCCTCCTGGGGGGACACGAGACAcgtcccagcagagctgcctcagccCCGGGACCCCGGCTGGAGACCCCCAGCTCGGCCTGATCCAGACTGGGAAGGAGCCAGccttgggctgggctggggctggtgcagcccggtgagctgggagcagggacaggagccaggagccaggagccaggagccaggagccaggagccaggagccaggagccaggagcCAGCGCGGtgtgctgcccaccctgcagtgCCCACCCTGGCACACCCTCcttgccagccctgcagcagggacagctcccctGCAGCGCTGCCATTGTCCCCTCCCTTGGTGACAAACCTGCCCCACACCTGGGCTctcactcctgctcctgcagggatgggatgggatgggatgggatgggatgggatgggatgggatgggatgggatgggatgggatgggatgggatgggatgggatgggatgggatggggatggggacggACCCCTCAGCTCCTTACCCACTGCCGGATGTCACTTTGAGCCTGGTCTAACGACTCTTGGAGCTGCACCAGGTCGTTCCTGCACTGAAGCATCTCAgcttccctctctgccctgagctgctgctgcaggcccTTGCCCTGCTCCATCAGCTGCCGGTGCCACCACTGGGACTGCAGCAGGTCCTTGCGTGTCCTCAGCAGGGCCTTGTAGTAGCTGATGACGTCATCGATGTCACGGAACTGCGGCACAGGTGCTGGGGTCAGGGACACCCTGCCCTTTGTGGGGTCAGGgacaccctgctctgccctgggagcagggacaccctgcCCTTTGCGGGGTCAGGGACACCCTGCCCTCCCCTCGCTGGGttcccctgccctgagcagggccaaGGCTCCCCCCAGAAGATCTCCCCTTCTCCAtggtccctgctgctccctgagcactCCACGTCCCCTGGGCGGGGGGACAGCATGTGACAGGCCCAGTGCCAGGCCGGGactggcagtggcacagggagggctcaCAGCTGTGCCGGGGACAGCGGAGCTGGCATGGAACACAACAGCTCCATGTGCCcgggggctgggagcagcaggagcacgggggatggagaggagctggtgggGCTGGTGCAGCATGGAGAGGTGTCCCAGCGGCCTGCAGAGGAGGCACAGCTCCCTCACACCTGCCTGGGTGCCACCCTGGGCAGTTTTCACCTGCCCCAAACCTTCAGTGTGACCTGGAATGGTGGCACCAAGGGGACCCCGCTCCCCTCAGCGCTGAGCTTTCCCCCGTCTCATGGCTTTCATCCAGTTTCCTCAATCCTTCATCggtcctggctctgctctgctgaccCCACTCCCTGAGGCCCACCTGGGTGGCCAgggagcccttcccagccctcctggagccTCTGGGTTTGATCAGGTGTTGATTTCCCTGGCCTTGCCTCATCCCTCTGGTTCAAACCCAGGGGAGGCCCTCCCTGAGCCACATCCAAGCTCACCTGAGAGTTCTCCACCACATCCTCCAGGTACCTCTTGAACCGGGAGTACTTCAGCAATTGTTTGGAGAGTTTCTGGTGCTGTTTCCTCAGGGCTTCCAGTTCCCTCCTAGCCCTCAGGAGCTCACTCTCCTTTTTTGaattctcctctttctcctctttggCTTTTTTCAGGGCTTGGGTTCGCAGCCTTTCATTCTCCTGGGGGgttcccagcagcacacacagccggaggagcagggcagggcaaggaggagctgggtcactcagggcactgccaggagagctccagggaGGAGAGCCCAGCACTGCGGGACactcccctccctgtcccagggccacCTGCGCGGTCCCTTTGGCCTGGGCAGCACCGGGGTGGGGCTGTGCCTTCCGGGCGAGCCCGCTCCCACCCAGGGCACCAACCCCTGCTGCTCTCGCTCCGGCCTCAGGggagccctggccctggccGGGGGCGCTGGCCcaaggctgctcccaggggagaggagctggtgaGCAGGGCAGTGTGCCAGGAGTGCCGGGAGTGCCAGGAGTGCCAGGGCTATCAGGTGTGCCAGGAGTGCCGGGAGTGCCAGGTGTATCAGGTGAGCCATACGTGTCAGGAGTGCCAGGTGTTCCAGGTGTGCCAGCTGTatcaggtgtgccaggtgtaTCAGGTGTATCAGATGTGCCAGGGGTGCCAGGTGTATCAGGTGTGCCAGGGGTGCCAGGTGTCTGAGGTGTTCCAGGTGttccaggtgtgccaggtgtgccgGGTTTGACAGGTATAGGAAGTGTGCCAGGTGTATGAGGggcagccaggtgtgccaggtgttTGAGatgtgccaggtgtgccagctgtatcaggtgtgccaggtgtaTGAGGTGttccaggtgtgccaggtgttccaggtgtgccaggtgtaTCAGGTGTGCCAGGGGTGCCAGGTGTACCTTTACGGTCGTCCCAGATGTCACCACGTGGGCTTTCAGCTGGGCCCTCCTGGCGTGCAGGTCCCTCCACTGCTCAGCA
This window of the Motacilla alba alba isolate MOTALB_02 chromosome 18, Motacilla_alba_V1.0_pri, whole genome shotgun sequence genome carries:
- the CCDC42 gene encoding coiled-coil domain-containing protein 42; translation: MRGRELQAAEEDSTNSFICVLKKMKEVRLVEKVVEETEEAFTERMENLAEQWRDLHARRAQLKAHVVTSGTTVKLAHLEHLALLTPPLPWEQPWASAPGQGQGSPEAGARAAGVGALGGSGLARKAQPHPGAAQAKGTAQVALGQGGECPAVLGSPPWSSPGSALSDPAPPCPALLLRLCVLLGTPQENERLRTQALKKAKEEKEENSKKESELLRARRELEALRKQHQKLSKQLLKYSRFKRYLEDVVENSQFRDIDDVISYYKALLRTRKDLLQSQWWHRQLMEQGKGLQQQLRAEREAEMLQCRNDLVQLQESLDQAQSDIRQWEDRWAQAQARAARKAVELKSLTMAIHSLFHAASARLQPQGRVAAGDSHRQLDMIQQFIHDLQDFTEDMKERGRAL